The following coding sequences are from one Devosia yakushimensis window:
- a CDS encoding Gfo/Idh/MocA family protein, with translation MRVGIIGLGYRLGYLARVFSAARSDFSIAGYVDPAPAGLPYATEHGVNVGKQYDSLEALLDSEQLDLLMVGSPNHLHLGHIRTGLERGLKIFTEKPVVTSVEDTMALAELIAQYGSDNLMVGLVLRYAPLYVDLRKAQAEGQLGDITSIEASEHIPPYHGAFFMRDWRRYEKYSGSFMLEKCCHDLDLYNGVMGCRPKYVSSFGGRRTFIPKNAPQVSGINDMELYHRKPSGWQGSDKVFDSDGDIIDFQTAMVQYESGAALTFHTNLNVPDDFRRFAVMGAKGMAEGDFIRNFLRVTDSRTSERLVDATYKTSGLSQHYGADEQMAEDILKHMIEGAPLPVSVTDALEAGLLALSMDQAMRTRTVVDMTPIWQQFDAALGRAS, from the coding sequence ATGCGGGTAGGCATTATCGGTCTGGGCTATCGTCTGGGGTATCTGGCGCGGGTTTTCTCCGCGGCGCGCAGCGATTTTTCGATTGCCGGCTATGTCGATCCTGCCCCTGCCGGCCTGCCCTATGCCACCGAACACGGCGTCAATGTCGGCAAGCAATATGACAGCCTCGAAGCCCTGCTCGATAGCGAACAGCTTGACCTGCTGATGGTCGGCTCGCCCAATCATCTCCATCTCGGCCACATCCGTACCGGCCTCGAGCGCGGCCTCAAGATCTTCACCGAAAAGCCGGTGGTAACCTCAGTCGAGGACACCATGGCGCTGGCCGAGTTGATCGCCCAATATGGCTCGGACAATCTGATGGTTGGCCTGGTGCTGCGCTATGCCCCGCTTTATGTGGACCTGCGCAAGGCCCAGGCCGAAGGCCAGCTTGGCGACATCACCTCCATCGAGGCTTCCGAGCATATCCCGCCCTATCATGGCGCCTTTTTCATGCGCGACTGGCGTCGCTACGAGAAATATTCGGGCAGCTTCATGCTCGAAAAGTGCTGCCACGATCTCGATCTTTACAATGGCGTCATGGGCTGCCGCCCCAAATATGTGTCGAGCTTCGGCGGCCGCCGCACCTTCATTCCCAAGAATGCGCCCCAGGTTTCCGGCATCAACGACATGGAACTCTACCATCGCAAGCCCTCCGGCTGGCAGGGTAGCGATAAGGTGTTCGACAGCGATGGCGACATCATCGATTTCCAGACCGCAATGGTGCAATATGAGAGCGGCGCCGCGCTGACCTTTCACACCAATCTGAACGTGCCTGACGATTTCCGGCGCTTCGCAGTGATGGGAGCCAAGGGCATGGCCGAAGGCGATTTCATCCGCAATTTCCTGCGCGTCACGGACTCGCGTACGTCCGAGCGCCTTGTCGACGCGACCTATAAGACCAGTGGCCTCAGCCAGCACTATGGTGCCGACGAGCAGATGGCCGAGGACATTCTTAAACACATGATCGAGGGCGCCCCCCTGCCGGTCTCGGTCACCGATGCGCTGGAGGCCGGGCTTCTGGCGCTCTCCATGGATCAGGCCATGCGAACCAGAACGGTGGTGGATATGACGCCAATCTGGCAGCAATTCGATGCGGCTTTGGGCCGAGCGAGCTGA
- a CDS encoding carbohydrate ABC transporter permease, whose product MIDRYKWYEIVLMYAGMAVFLFFVLAPFIEGFLVSLKPLSQLFSTPYSFIPKNGSFDAYFQMWTSVPMLGMHIFNSFFISSVVTLIVVVIVVPAAYAFARFQFAGSGLMLGGFLAVNMFSGAVLLIPLFRLMRQLGLLNTYWAMIVPGAAFLIPSSIWLLRTYMMRIPRELDEAAWVDGASRLYTLRRVILPLAMPGIVVVAIMTFIGAYAQQFIFALTFNSRTEFMPLPVGLFAFFGKQEVQWNELMAASFVGILPVMIVIVFLQRYLVAGLTAGAVKQ is encoded by the coding sequence ATGATCGACCGCTACAAGTGGTACGAGATCGTCTTGATGTATGCTGGCATGGCGGTGTTCCTGTTCTTCGTGCTGGCCCCCTTCATCGAAGGCTTCCTGGTCTCGCTCAAACCGCTGAGCCAGCTCTTTTCAACGCCCTATAGCTTCATCCCGAAAAACGGCTCCTTCGACGCCTACTTCCAGATGTGGACGTCGGTGCCCATGCTGGGCATGCACATCTTCAACTCCTTCTTCATCTCCTCAGTGGTGACACTGATCGTCGTCGTCATCGTCGTGCCGGCCGCCTATGCCTTTGCCCGCTTCCAGTTTGCCGGGTCGGGGCTGATGCTGGGCGGGTTCCTTGCGGTCAACATGTTTTCGGGCGCCGTGCTGCTCATCCCGCTTTTCCGCCTGATGCGCCAGCTGGGCCTGCTCAATACCTATTGGGCCATGATCGTGCCGGGCGCGGCTTTCCTCATCCCGTCGTCCATCTGGCTGCTGCGCACCTATATGATGCGCATTCCGCGCGAGCTGGACGAGGCCGCCTGGGTCGATGGCGCTTCCCGTCTCTATACTTTGCGCCGGGTCATCCTGCCGCTGGCCATGCCGGGCATTGTCGTGGTCGCCATCATGACCTTCATCGGCGCCTATGCGCAGCAATTCATCTTCGCGCTGACCTTCAATTCCAGGACCGAGTTCATGCCGCTGCCGGTTGGGCTGTTCGCCTTTTTCGGCAAGCAGGAAGTGCAGTGGAACGAGTTGATGGCGGCCAGTTTCGTCGGAATCCTGCCGGTCATGATCGTCATCGTGTTCCTGCAGCGCTATCTCGTCGCCGGCCTCACCGCCGGTGCCGTGAAGCAATAG
- a CDS encoding carbohydrate ABC transporter permease produces the protein MTGTRSASLFALALLAPALIYILIIVAYPLFDTIVLSFTNAALRPTYDFVGWANYQRIFGAGNFTEVILRTFIWTFFSVATKMIIGTLGATLLNAAIPGQTLFRILTMPPWIVPMAIGIFMWGWMYNGQFGMISGLLQNFGIISKPWPILAQGNSAFWATIVTDVWIGVPMVTIYLLAAMQSIPKDLYEAAWTDGAGRFYRFRRITLPLMLPAMLTMSLLSLIATFNSFDIIWILTQGGPSGSTTTMIIDTYKTAMGSRKYGEGAARAVVICIFVSIFCIVYFRAVRKLSQGEAK, from the coding sequence ATGACCGGTACTCGCAGCGCTTCCCTCTTCGCTCTCGCCCTACTGGCTCCCGCCCTCATCTACATTCTGATCATCGTTGCCTATCCGCTGTTCGACACGATCGTCCTCAGCTTCACCAATGCCGCGCTTCGTCCCACCTATGATTTCGTGGGCTGGGCGAATTATCAGCGCATTTTCGGCGCCGGCAATTTCACCGAAGTCATCCTGCGCACCTTCATCTGGACCTTCTTTTCGGTCGCCACCAAGATGATCATCGGCACTTTGGGCGCCACCCTGCTCAATGCCGCCATTCCCGGCCAGACCCTGTTCCGCATCCTCACCATGCCGCCCTGGATCGTGCCCATGGCCATCGGCATTTTCATGTGGGGCTGGATGTATAATGGCCAGTTCGGCATGATTTCGGGCCTCTTGCAGAATTTCGGCATCATCAGCAAGCCATGGCCCATCCTGGCGCAGGGGAACTCGGCCTTCTGGGCCACCATTGTCACCGATGTGTGGATCGGGGTGCCCATGGTGACCATTTATCTCCTGGCCGCCATGCAATCCATTCCCAAGGATCTCTATGAAGCCGCCTGGACCGATGGTGCCGGCCGCTTCTATCGCTTCCGCCGCATCACCCTGCCGCTGATGCTGCCGGCCATGCTGACCATGAGCCTGCTCAGCCTGATCGCCACCTTCAATTCCTTCGATATCATCTGGATCCTGACCCAGGGTGGTCCCTCGGGCTCCACCACCACCATGATCATCGACACCTACAAGACCGCCATGGGTTCCCGCAAATATGGCGAAGGCGCCGCTCGCGCCGTGGTGATCTGCATCTTCGTGTCCATCTTCTGCATCGTCTACTTCCGCGCGGTTCGGAAGCTCTCGCAGGGAGAAGCCAAATGA